The genomic stretch CCATCGGCGCATCGAGTGGTCGGGCGTGACGCGGAGCCGTCGACCGCTTCGCGTCTCGATCTCGAGCAGGTGATCGGGAGCGGGATGTTTCGAGACCGCCTCGATCGGGCGCGTCGTCACCGAACCGTCGCCGGCGATCGACGGAACCGATAGCTCCCCGTCGAGCTCCTCGACGAGCGTTCCGAAGTCGTCGGTTCGTGGATCCTCGAGGTGCTCCTCGACGAGGTCCTCGATCGAGCCGTGCCGCCAGCGATCGCCCTCCTCCGCGTACCAGACTTTCGTCGACGGATGGAAGCAGTTCCTCCGCTTCGACGCGTGGAAATACGGATGAGCATAACCCACAGCGGCGCTCGTGAAGCCGACCACGCGACCCACCACGGCGGCGCTGGTGTGGGGCGCCATCCCGAAGACGAGCTCGCCGACGAGCTCCTCGCGTTCGGAGACGTCGTAGAAGGCCTCGAGGCCGTAGTAGCGCTCCAGGAGGTCGTCGACGAAGTCCGCCGTCTTCAGCATGTGCTCGGCCGCGCCGTCCGAGAGGACGACGTCCTGGACCTTGAGCTCGACCAGCTGGTCGGCGTGTTCGAGGGGCTCGCCTCGGACGTCCTCGTGATAGCCCAGCCGGCGGAACTCGTCGACCGGGACGTCGAGCTCCTCGGGGCGGACGCTCGTGACGGGCAGGTCGGTCATGTCGTAGCGGACGGTGCCGTCCTTGAACGCGCTGACCCCGTGTTTCGCCCGGAGGACCCCCTTCTCCATGGGCTCGGGCGTCTTGTGCGAGGAAGTCAGCCCCTTGACCCCCTTGAGCGTCTCGAACGAGCCTCCGCGCTCGCCGAGGCCCGAGAGCGCGTCGTGATAGATCCCGTCGAGGTCGATCGTTCGGCGCTCGACGTTCGTTCCCTCGGCCTCGCAGCGCGGACACCCCACGCGGCCGGCCTCGTCGGGCTCGAGCTCGCGCCCGCAGTCGGGACACTCGTAATGGGGGAAGGTGTTTCCCCCGCAGTCGGGACAGTCCCCGCGGAAGGTGCGGATTTCGCAGTCCTCGCACTCCCGGCGGCCGATGCTCACCTCGACCTCGCCGGGCGTGTCGCGCATCCCGGGGGCGTGGCGGGCGGCCTTCGCGACGTCGCGCTGGGCGCCGCCGGCCTCGCCGATGGGAAAGAGGGTGTGGACCGCGGGTGAGAGGTCGCGGCTCTCGGACTTCTCGGGCCGCCCCATCCGGTTGCCGATCCGGGTCGGGGCCCGTTCCCGGACGGCGAAGGGTGCGACCTCCGCGACGGCCTTCATCGCGTTGTTCCCGCCGTCCCACGCGCGGGCCTCGCCCGAGAGGGAGTCCCACTCCCGCGAGAGCTCCTCGGAGAAGCCCATCGTCGCGACGAGCGCGCGCCACTCCGGTACCGAGAGGGTTTCGGCGGTCTGTCGGTGTTCGACCAGCAGCGTCTCGAGGGCCTCGCGGGTCGTCTCGGTCCGGGTGAGCTCGAGCTCGCCCGCAGTGATCTCCCCCTCGTCGATCGCTTCCGCGAGCGCCTCGAACTGGGTGGTAGAGAGGTCGTGCCAGAGGTAGGTGTAGTCGGGGTGCAGGGGGGCGTCGTACTCGGCCGCCCACTCGAGGGCCTCCCCGACGGAGGGTGACTCGAGGTCCACTCGGGGGGAGTCCACCAGCGCCTGGACGTCCGCCGCGCTCTTCTCGAACTCCTGGATCCACCACTCGAAGGTGTAGGAGGCCGGGGCCAGCGGGTGGTTGTTCTCGACGAACTCGCCGTAGTTGACGAGGTACTCGCCGGCGTCGATGATCCGCTCGACGCCGTTCTGTATCTCGAGTGCCTCCGCGGGGTCGTCGATCCGGCGCACCTCGCCGTTGGCGAGGCGGACGGTCGGGCCCTCGATGGTGTCGACGGGGACGATCCCGTGGGCCTTGCCCGGGCGCTCGGTCTTGATCTGGGTGCCCGCCGCGAGGAAGTCGTCGACGATATGCATCGTCGCCGGATGGACCCCGCCGGTCGCGAAGCCGTGGTTGCGCGCCCGCCCGTAGCGAAGCCGGAACCCCCCGACTTCAGAGGGATGGGAGAAGACCGGCCGGCCCGCGATCAGGTCACGGAGGAACTTCTCGGAGGGGGCGGCCCGCGGCGGGCCGGCGGGCTCCTCGGGCCCGTCGTCGGCCTCGGCGTCGTCGTCCTCCTCGCTCGTCTCGGCCTCGCTTTCCTCGCTTCCCTCGTCCTCGCCGATCGTGCCGTCGATCAGGTCCTGGAGCCACGGCCAGTCAACCTCGTCGAGCTCGCGGGTGTAGCGCTGGATCTTCGGCGCCTTGAGCGCGATCCCCTCCGCGAGCACGAGACACATCCCGCCCCGCGGGTTGTTCGTCCCCACCCGTTCGAGATCCCGAAAGCCCGAGACCTCGGCGTCGCCCGTCGACTCCCCGTCGAGCATGATCGGGCAGTTCCGGGCGATGAACTTCGTCTCTTTATCTTTGGGCGAGTACTGCAACCCCGTGGTCTTGTCGTAGAGGCCCACCTCCTCGGCGTAGCGCTCGACCTCGTCGTCGCGGGCCTGGTACTCCGAGACGTCGAGCAGCGCGCGGGTGTAGTCGGCGACGAGCACGGAGAGCGCCTGGGCGGTCCCGCCTGCTGACCGAATGGGACCGGCGTAGAAGACCCGCACGCACTCCGTCCCGTCGTCGTTTTCCAATAACTCGACCCGGTCGATCCCCTCGATGGGGGCGGCGACCACGCCCTCGGTGAGCAGCGCGACCGCCGTTCGGACTGCGCCTTCGATCTTCCCGTCCTTGGTCTCGTACTCACCCACGCGACCTTCGGCGAAGTCCTCGGCCAGCGCCAGCGCGGCCTCCTCGCGGCTCATCTCCTCCTCGAGTTCCCGAACTCGCTCGGCGACCCCCGGGATGCCGAGGATGTTCTCGACCCTGTCGGCCATGTCCTTCGCGACGGGGATCTCGACCTCGGGTCGGGGGTCGCCGCCCCGCTTGCGGGCTCGCTCGGCGCGGTTGAACGCCTCGTCGAGGCGGGACTCGATCCGCTCGAAGTAGCGTTCGTCCTCCCCGCGCATTTACAGCCAGAGGTCGAGCCCGGTCGTCTCGTCGAACTCCCTGACGAGCTCGCCCTCGAACTCGCGCATGTAACACTCGCCGGCGAAGACGGTGCCCGAATCGAGGTGGCCCGCGATCGCCTGGCCGCTCGGCCGCGAGAGCACCGCGTGGGTGTGGGCGAAGCGCTCTGCGTTCAGCCACGAGACGTTGCCCATGCAGGCGGCGACCTCGAGGGGCTCCTCGAAGCTGACGGACTCGTACTCCTTCTCGCGCTGGTCGTAGAACAGGACCTCCGCGTCCTGGACCGCGCCGAGCGCGTAGAAGAAGCCCGCGTCGATCTCGGCCGCCTCGGCGAGGGTCTCGATCTCCTCGCGCCAGTCGGCACCCGTCTCCATCCGAGCAACGAACTCCCGTCGCGTCTCGACCTCGCGGTAGTGCATGCGGAAGGGCAACGAACGGGAGCGGCAAAAACGTATCCTTACCGCCAGTCCGAAAGCGACGACGCGTCACGAAGTGGCATGGCGAGCCACGCGTCGTCGGTGGTAACGTCGGCAATAACCACGCGCTCCCCGTCGGGCGCGTCGTCTATCGAGGCCATGACCTCGCTCTCGCCATCCACAGCGGACGCAGGGGTCGCTTTCGTGGACATGATATGACAATCGATAGCGTGGCTTATAAACTTCTCGGAGTCGGCGACGGATTTATCCCCCCGATGTCAACGACATGCAGGTGCAGGGTGGCCCTACGGGCGGCTATTGTGGGGAACGCGGCCGACGGGTCGGATCGGGGGGTACAAGGCCTCGGAGGTCGTACGCGGCGAGCATGAAAGTCGCAGACGCGATGACGCCGCGCGCGGAGCTCGTGACCGTCGAGCTGCCGGGGTCGCGCGACGACGCGCTCGAGTACCTCCAGGAGCGTGGGTTCTCCTCGGTGCCGGTGGTCAAGGAGGAGGACGGCTCCGAGGAGTTCCGCGGACTGGTCTCCCGGGAGGGGCTGATCGAGCGGCCCGACGAGGACCAGCTCGCGCTGCTGCTGGAGGAGGTGCCGACGACGACCGAGGACGCCTCGATCGAGGAGCTCGCGGGGCTGATGGTCCGCGAGGGTGCGCGCCGTATCCCCGTCGTTGACGGCCATCTCGAGGGGATCGTGACGGTCACCGACGTGATCCGTGCGATCGCCGAGGGGAACGTCGCGGGCGACGCCGAAGTCGGCGAAATCGCCGCCAGACACGTCAACGGCGTCTACGCCGGGACACCGCTGCCGGTCGCCGAGCGCGAGCTCCACTACGCGAACGAGCCCTACGGCGTCGTCCTCGACGACGACGCCGACCCCTGTGGGATCCTCACCGAGGTCGACGTCCTCGACGTCGCGGAGGTCGTCGAGGGCGAGGAGCGCACCGGCGACAGCATGGCCAGCGACGACAGCGACTGGAAGTGGGAGAGCATCAAGGCCGTCGGCAACCGGTATCTCCCGACCCGGAACGTCGAGATCCCGGCCGCCCCCGTGAGCGAGTTCATGACCGAGGACGTCGTGACGGTGACGAAACGCAAGACGGCACAGGACGCCGCCCAGCTCATGATCCGCAACGACATCGAGCAGATCCCGCTGATGAGCGGCGACGAGCTGAGCGGAATCGTCCAGGACACCCACCTCTTGGAGGCGCTCGATGAGCGATAGCGAGAACGAGAATGAAAGCGAGGGCCGTACGCTCGCCGAACTCGCGAAACGGCGGGGCTTCTTCTTCCCCTCGAACGGCGTCTATGGGGGGACCGCCGGCTTCTACACCTACGGCCCCGAGGGCGCGGCGCTCAAACGCCACCTCGAGGACGCCTGGCGCGACCGTTTTACGGTGAAGGAGGGCAATCAGGAGATCGAGGCGCCGACGGTGATGCCCGAGGCGGTCTTCGAGGCCTCCGGGCATCTCGACGGGTTCGACGACATGCTCGTCGAGTGTGCCGACTGTGGCGAGAGCCACCGGGCGGACCACCTGATCGAGGACGACACCGCGATCGAGGACGCCGAAGCCCTGGAGATCGCGGAGGTCGAGGAGCTGATCCGCGAGCACGAGCTGGTCTGTCCGTCGTGTGGGACCGCGCTGGCCGGCCAGCCCGTCGAGGACTTCAACCTCATGTTCGAGACGACCATCGGGCCGGGGTCGGGCCAGACGGGCTACATGCGCCCCGAGACGGCCCAGGGGATCTTCGTCGAGTTCCCCCAACTGGCCGAGTACGCCCGCAACAAGCTCCCCTTCGGCGTCACCCAGATCGGCCCGGCCTACCGCAATGAGATCAGCCCCCGCAAGGGCGTGATCCGGGTCCGGGAGTTCACGCAGGCCGAGCTCGAGCAGTTCGTCGACCCCGAGCGCGACGAGCCGGACCTCTCGCGGGTGTCGGACGTCGAAGTGACGCTCTACCCCATCGAGAACCAGCGCGAGGAGGGAAGCGAGTACGTCGAGACCACGGTCGGCGAGGCCGTCGAGGAGGGAACCATCGCCAGCGAGTGGGTCGCCTACTACCTGGGGATCGCCCAGGAGTGGTACGAGCGGGTCGGCATCGACATGGATCGATTCAGGTTCCGCCAGCACCTCCCCGGGGAACGCGCACACTACGCGAGCGACTGCTGGGACGCCGAGGCCGAACTCGGCGGCGACTGGGTCGAGATCGCCGGCTTCGCCTACCGGGGCGACTACGACCTCTCGAAGCACGCCGAGCACTCCGGCGAGGAGTTCACCGTCTTCGAGCAGTACGACGAGCCGATCCACACGGAGCGCGCGACCGTCGACCCCGACATGAGCTATCTGGGCCCGGAGTTCGGCGGAAAGGCCGGGGAGATCGCCGACGCGCTCGAAACGCTCGCCGAGCGGGATCGAGCGGCGTTCGAGGACGAGAGCGTGAGCGTCGAAGTGGACGGCGAGAGCTACGAGATCCCGACCGAGAGGACGGGCTTCTCGGTCGAGGAGGTCACGGAGTCGGGCGAGCACGTCACGCCCCACGTGGTCGAGCCCTCCTTCGGGGTGGGTCGGACGCTGTACGCGGTGTTCGCCCACGCCTACCGGGAGGACGAGGTCGACGGCGAGGAGCGAAGCTACCTCTCGCTGCCCCCGGAGATGGCGCCCACGACGGTCGGGGTGTTCCCGCTGATGGACCGCGACGGGATGGGCGAGCGCGCCCGGACGGTCGCGAGCGAGCTCCGGGAAGCGGGCTTGGAGGTGAGCTACGACGACTCGGGCAACATCGGGCGACGCTACCGCCGGCAGGACGAGGTCGGCACGCCGTTCTGCGTGACGGTCGACTACGAGAGCCTGGAGGACGACACCGTCACCCTGCGCGACCGCGACTCGACCGACCAGGCCCGGGTGCCGATCGCGGAGCTCCCGGTGCTGTTGACCGATCTGCGCGAGGGATCGCGGTCGTTCGACGCGGTCGCGGACGAAGGCGAAGAGCTATCGACCGAGCCGGAGAACCCGGCGGAGTAGTGGCGGAGATCGGCCGGCGATTGGTGCACGCGAGCGGGACGTTAGCGCCCCTGATCTACCTGATCGGGGTGCTGACGTGGGAGCAGCTGGGCTGGCTGCTCGTCCTCGGCGTCGGGATCGCGATGGCCCTCGAGTTCGTGCGCCTGCGGGTGGGGCTCGACTGGTGGGTCTACGAGGAGCTCACCCGCGAGTACGAACAGGAGAAGGTCGCGGGCTACGCGCTCTACATGGTCGGGATGGCCGCCGTGGCGCTCGCAGTTCCACCGGAAATCGCACTCCCCGCGATGTTCATGCTCGCGATCGGCGATCCGGTGGGTGGGTATCTCGGCGGGGGCGCGGAGAAGAAGTCCCCGCTCGCGCTCGGAGCGGTCTTCGTCGTCTGCCTGCTCTTTGCGCTCCCCTTCCTCCCGGTCGTGGCCGCGGTGCTCGGGGCGCTCGCGGCGACTGCCGCCGACGGCTATCTGGTCTCAGTTCGGGGATACGTCGTCGACGACAACCTGACGATCCCGCTTTCGGCGGCGCTGGCGATGTGGGTCGGGGTCGTAGTGGTGTGAGGGTACTGACGGCCGGAAAAGCTATTATTCGGATATATATACCCTAAATTATGGTTGATTACGGACAGCTCCTGATCGGATTTGTGGCCCTCGGCGTCGGTCTCTGGTTAGGCTATCAGGTCGTGCTCTCGTTTCGGCAGTACACCACGCTCTCGAAGGCCGAACCGAGCGGCTCAGCAGGCCTCATCGATGGAGAGGCAGCGACGATCGAAGGACAGGTCCTCGTGGACGAACCCGCCGACGAGGCAGGGGCTGGCGTAGCACTTGCGGAGCGCGAAAGCGCGCTCGCACTACTCGTCTGGCGGATTCGACGCATTCGTCACGGCGGAGCGAGGGTGAGAATCGGCGGCGGGAACCGGCGGCGAACCAACAGCACGCTCGCCTCGGGGATCGAACCCGGCGAGTTTCGGGTCGCTACCGGAAACGACGAGGTTCGAGTCAACCCTGAGTGGCTCCTTAGCAATCACGCGACCGACGATACGGGTTCGATAACTTCGTCCGATCCGTGGTCCTCGCCGTACATCCATCTGGGGAACCATACCGAGGAGTTCGAAGTAGACGGGCGAGGCGGGCTACCGGGGTCGCTGGATCTCGGCAATGGCTCGATCCAGTTCGGCGACAGCGAACGGTTCCAGTCGAAGGCGATCCCCGAGGGCGAGCGCGTCGTGGTTCACGGCGAGACGGCGGTCGAGAACGGGGAGCCGGTGGTTCGCGGAACGGACGGAACCGCACTAGTGATCTCCGACCAGCCGATCGAGGGGCTGGTCGCAAGTCTCCGCAATCAAGTACTCAAATCGGGCGCGCTCGCAGTGGCCGCCACGGCCGTCGGTGCGTACTTCCTGTACGATGTCGCCATTGCGGTCTCGTGAGCGCTGGAGAGACCATGGATCAACAGTAGCGGCTCGTCCGACCCCCGTCGTGTGTTATTTAGCTCCACGGTCATCGATTCATCGGTGAATTGGTGTGACCCTATTTTCATCTGCTTTACTTCCGCCTCGCTACACGAACCCTTAACCCCGAGAACGAACAAAACGCTCCAATGGCCGCCACGGACGAGGGGATTCCCCGGGTCGATCACCCCCTCCTCACGCCGGGCTTCATCGAACGCCGGCTCTACCAGATCCAGCTCGCCGGGAAGGCGAAGACCGCCCACACGCTGGTCTGTCTCCCGACCGGGCTGGGCAAGACGACCGTCAGCCTGCTCGTGACCGCGGAGCGACTGAACGACCTCAGGGGGAAGGCGCTCTTTCTCGCGCCGACGAAGCCGCTCGTCGAGCAGCACGCCGAGTTCTACCGCGACGCCCTCGAGATCCCCGACGAGGAGATCGTCGTCTTCACCGGGGAGGTCCGTCCCGACGACCGCGCGGCGCTGTGGGACGACGCGACCATCGTGATCGCCACCCCGCAGGTCGTCGAGAACGACCTCGTCGGCGGGCGAGTCTCCCTGTCGGACGTCACCCACCTCACCTTCGACGAGTGTCACCGCGCGACCGGCGACTACTCCTACGTCTACATCGCCGAACGCTATCACGGGGACGCCGAGGACCCGCTCGTGACGGGGATGAGCGCCTCGCCCGGCGGCGACGAGGAGGCGATCCTCGAGGTCTGTGAGAACCTCGGGATCACCGAGGTCGAGGTGATGACCGAGGACGACTCGGACGTCGCGGAGTACACCCACGACACCGAGGTCGAGTGGAAGCGCATCGAGGTGCCCGAGGAGATCATCGAGATCCGCGACGCGCTCAACGAGGTGGTCAAGGACCGCCTGGAGAAGCTCAAGGAGCTAGGTGTGCTCGACTCCGCCCGAGTCGACATCTCGCGCAAGGAGCTGTTCGGGGTGCGAAGCGAGCTCCAGAAGCTCATCCAGAACGACCAGTCCGAGGGCTATCAGGGCATGTCGATCCACGCGGAGGTGATGAAGATCAAGCACGCCGTCGAGGTCGTCGAGTCCCAGGGCGTCGAGGCGCTCGAAGCCTACTTCGAGCGGCTTCGCAACGAGGCCCGTTCGTCGGGGGCGTCGAAGGCGAGCCAGCGCCTCGTCAGCGAGCCCAAAGTCAGGGAAGCGATGCGGAAGGCCGACGCGTACGACGACCTCCATCCGAAGCTCTCTGAAACCCGCCGGCTCGCCATCGAGACGCTGATCGAGGGCGGGAGCCGGGTGATCGTCTTCACCGAGTACCGCGACACCGCCGAAACCCTCACCGAGTTCCTCTCGGAGCACGTCGACGCCCGGCGGTTCGTCGGTCAGGGCGACAAGGAGGGCAGTTCGGGGATGACCCAGAAGGAGCAGCGGGAGGTGCTCGACGACTTTCGAGATGGGGAGTTCGACGTGCTGGTCTCGACCTCGGTCGCCGAGGAGGGTCTCGACGTTCCCGAAGTGGATCTCGTCCTCTTCTACGAGCCGGTCCCGACCGCGATCCGGGCGATCCAGCGCAAAGGGCGGACGGGGCGCCAGGACGAGGGCCGCGTGGTCGTCCTGCTCGCGGAGGACACCCGCGACGAGGCGTACTTCTGGATCTCGCGACGCCGGGAGAAGGAGATGGAGTCCGAACTCCGGAAGCTGAAGGGCGTCGCCGATGAGGTCGAGGAGCAGCTCGATCCGAGCCAGCGCCAGCTCGCCGACTTCGACGCTGCGGAGACAGGGGACGAGGGGAGCGAGGAGAACGGATCGGACGACCTGTCCCACGGGCTCGAGTCCTATGCGTCGGAAGCGGAGGGCGAAAGCGGCGAGGAGGATGCGGACGGGGAAGTAGGATCCGAGGACGCTGGCGAGGTCGGCGTCGAAGCCGCGACGCCCGACCCCGACGGGGGGATCGAGATCGTCGCCGACCAGCGCGAGCTCGATTCGACGATCGCGCGGGACCTCTCGACCCGGGAGGGGATCGAGACTCGTTTGGAGACCCTCGAAGTCGGCGACTACGTCCTCTCCGATCGGGTTGCAGTCGAGCGAAAGTCGGTGACCGACTTCCTCGACACCCTCGTGGGCGGGGACCGTTCGGTGTTCGAGCAGGTCGGCGACATGGCCCGCTTCTACTCCCGGCCGGTAGTGATAATCGAGGGCGAGGGGCTCTACGACGAGCGGAACGTCCACCCTAACGCGATCCGGGGGGCGCTCGCGAGCCTCGCGATCGACTTCGGCACATCGGTCCTGCGAACCGATGACGAGGCGGACACGGCGGATCTGCTGGCCGTGATCGCCGGGCGCGAACAGGAGACCGCCGACCGCGAGGTGAGCGTCCACGGCAAGAAGTCCTCGAAGACCCTCGCCGAACAGCAGGAGTACGTCGTCGGATCGATCGCCGACATCGGTCCCGTCACCGCCCGTTCGCTGCTCGCGGAGTTCGGCAGCGTCGAGGCCGTCCTGACCGCGAGCGAGGAGGAGCTGCTCGCGGCCGAGGGCGTCGGCGAGGTGACCGCCGACCGGATCCGCGAGGTCGTCGCGAGCGACTACGACCGATAATAGGTCCTCTAGTCACTCGGTATGGTACGGTGTTGATTGTACTGTTAGCACACTAGCCTTATCATCGGGGAATGCGGATGTTTATCCAGAAAGTGGAGATGTTCGTAACGGAAGAACCAGAAGACGATCGAAGCTCGTTACAATCGTGGTACGGCGATCCGCAGTACGACGAGGGGGACACGAACGGGTGGGAGAGCGAGTACTACGGCGCGGCGAGCGGGGAGAGCCCTGAGGATCCGGTCGAGTTCGTCCCCGAGGTCGAGCACCCGGGCGTGTTCCGTGAGGACGACCGAGTGCCGGAGAGGCGCTCCGCGCGGCCGCTGTCGGCGAGCGACTAGACGGTCTCCTCGCGGAGTTCGGTGCGGCGGATCTTGCCCGTGACGGTCTTCGGGAGCTCGTCGGCGAACTCGATCTCCCGGGGGTACTCGTGGGCCGCGAGCTCGCGCTTGACGTGGTTCTGGATGTCGCCGACGAGCTCGTCGGAGGGCTCGATGCCGGCGCTCGGGACGACGTACGCCTTGACGACGTTGCCCCGTTCGGGGTCGGACTTGGGGACGACGGCGGCCTCCGCGACGGCCTCGTGTTCGCCAAGCGAGCTCTCGACCTCGAAGGGGCCGATTCTGTACCCCGACGAAATTATCACGTCGTCGGCCCGGCCCTCGAACCAGAAGTACCCGTCCTGGTCGAGATAGCCGAGGTCGCCTGAGAGATACCAGCCGTTCACGAAACACTCCTCGGTCTTCTCGGGCTGCTCCCAGTATCCGGCGAAGAAAGAGGAGTAGTCCCCGCGCTGGGCGATCTCGCCGGTCTCGCCCGGCGGGAGTGGCTCGCCCGTCCCGGGGTCGACGACCGCAGCCTCGATCCCGGGGAGCGGCTTTCCCATGCTGCCGGGACGGATCTCCATCGTCGGGTAGTTGTTGATGATCATGTTGCCCGTCTCGGTCTGGCCGTAGGTGTCGTGGATCGTCACCCCCAGAACGTCCTCGCCCCAGTCGACGACGCCCGCCGAGAGGGGTTCGCCGATCGAGAGGGCGTGGCGCAGGTCCAGGTCCACCCCGTCGAGCACCGACTCCTCCTCGCGGAGCATGCGGTAGGCCGTTGGAACGCTGAAGAGGACAGTAATGGGATACTCCTCGAGCAGGCCCGCCCACGCCTCGGGGTCGAACTCGCCCTCGTAGGTGAACTGGCTCGTCCCCCAGAACCACGCGCCAAGCGCGTTGATCGGGCCGGTGAGCCAGCCCAGGTCGCCGGTCGACCAGTAGAGGTCCTCCTCCCGGAGGTCGACCGCGAACCGCTGGGTCGCCGCGACGCCCGCGATCCAGCGGTGTTCGTGGAGCACGCCCTTGGCCCTCCCGGTGGTCCCGCTGGTGTAGTAGAGCAGGGCGTCGTCCTCCCCCGAGGTCCGGACGGTCTCGAACTCGGGGCTCGCCGACCCGCACTCCTCGTGGAAGTCGAGGTCCCCTGTCCGACCCTCGCCGACCACGACGACGCGTTCGACCGAGGGGGCGTCCTCGAGGGCCCTCCCGACCGTCTCACGGTTCTCGCCGGTCGTGATGACGACTTTCGCGTCACAGTCGTCGAGCCGGTAGGCGATCCCCTCGGGGCCGAAGCGCTCGTTGATCCCGCCGAAGACGGTGCCGGCCTTCAGAGCCCCGACGAGCGTGACGTAGTGCTCCGGTATGCGGGGCATGTAGGAGAACACCCGGTCGCCGCGATCGACGAGCCCCGAGAGGACGTTCGCAAAGCGGTTCGAGCGCTCCGCGAGGTCGCCGAAGGCGAGCGTCGCGCGCTCGCCCTCGCTCCCGGCGTACTCCAGTGCGGTTCGGTCGGAGGGATGGCGATCGCAGACCTCGTGGGCGACGTTGAGCTCCTCGGGGGCGTCCCAGTCGGCCTCGCCGTAGACGTCGGCCCACTGGAAAGTCTCGCACAGCTCGTCGTAGTCGG from Halalkalicoccus tibetensis encodes the following:
- a CDS encoding acyl-CoA synthetase, with the translated sequence MSTHNMADYDELCETFQWADVYGEADWDAPEELNVAHEVCDRHPSDRTALEYAGSEGERATLAFGDLAERSNRFANVLSGLVDRGDRVFSYMPRIPEHYVTLVGALKAGTVFGGINERFGPEGIAYRLDDCDAKVVITTGENRETVGRALEDAPSVERVVVVGEGRTGDLDFHEECGSASPEFETVRTSGEDDALLYYTSGTTGRAKGVLHEHRWIAGVAATQRFAVDLREEDLYWSTGDLGWLTGPINALGAWFWGTSQFTYEGEFDPEAWAGLLEEYPITVLFSVPTAYRMLREEESVLDGVDLDLRHALSIGEPLSAGVVDWGEDVLGVTIHDTYGQTETGNMIINNYPTMEIRPGSMGKPLPGIEAAVVDPGTGEPLPPGETGEIAQRGDYSSFFAGYWEQPEKTEECFVNGWYLSGDLGYLDQDGYFWFEGRADDVIISSGYRIGPFEVESSLGEHEAVAEAAVVPKSDPERGNVVKAYVVPSAGIEPSDELVGDIQNHVKRELAAHEYPREIEFADELPKTVTGKIRRTELREETV
- a CDS encoding DEAD/DEAH box helicase; the encoded protein is MAATDEGIPRVDHPLLTPGFIERRLYQIQLAGKAKTAHTLVCLPTGLGKTTVSLLVTAERLNDLRGKALFLAPTKPLVEQHAEFYRDALEIPDEEIVVFTGEVRPDDRAALWDDATIVIATPQVVENDLVGGRVSLSDVTHLTFDECHRATGDYSYVYIAERYHGDAEDPLVTGMSASPGGDEEAILEVCENLGITEVEVMTEDDSDVAEYTHDTEVEWKRIEVPEEIIEIRDALNEVVKDRLEKLKELGVLDSARVDISRKELFGVRSELQKLIQNDQSEGYQGMSIHAEVMKIKHAVEVVESQGVEALEAYFERLRNEARSSGASKASQRLVSEPKVREAMRKADAYDDLHPKLSETRRLAIETLIEGGSRVIVFTEYRDTAETLTEFLSEHVDARRFVGQGDKEGSSGMTQKEQREVLDDFRDGEFDVLVSTSVAEEGLDVPEVDLVLFYEPVPTAIRAIQRKGRTGRQDEGRVVVLLAEDTRDEAYFWISRRREKEMESELRKLKGVADEVEEQLDPSQRQLADFDAAETGDEGSEENGSDDLSHGLESYASEAEGESGEEDADGEVGSEDAGEVGVEAATPDPDGGIEIVADQRELDSTIARDLSTREGIETRLETLEVGDYVLSDRVAVERKSVTDFLDTLVGGDRSVFEQVGDMARFYSRPVVIIEGEGLYDERNVHPNAIRGALASLAIDFGTSVLRTDDEADTADLLAVIAGREQETADREVSVHGKKSSKTLAEQQEYVVGSIADIGPVTARSLLAEFGSVEAVLTASEEELLAAEGVGEVTADRIREVVASDYDR